A window of the Molothrus ater isolate BHLD 08-10-18 breed brown headed cowbird chromosome 16, BPBGC_Mater_1.1, whole genome shotgun sequence genome harbors these coding sequences:
- the IL21R gene encoding interleukin-21 receptor isoform X1, producing the protein MKNKPWLQNIFVCLLFQYTMCCESLTCFVDYVQTLSCILRAELGAGSYNLTATWVLEEDPENTVAACSLVQLSRNTSHTQYMCTVDMTELLADTKVQVDVTEIADRQHVLSKEFYLSDNIKPQPPFNLTAFFSEGYNISWETIYQNSSFYFLNEELEYQLRYKRRTDTWETQKTKAVHEDKRTLVILPWELQADTEYEFQVRARPRENSDYGGFWSEWSSPLSLKTNPAAVTQTAGMEWLLFGIVVAIMASITTFLAKQQSLWKKMACIPDPAPFFKPLYMAHNGDFKKWVGASHMKMTFDFFEWGIVLPEVLEVYTMHPSNSTPQEELHELRKNLPCKPCVSCLTTPGHGSQSLWCSVNSSGGTEDQSYGHLSIDTVTVADEFTSCNCQCSCNHVYREHDHTNKEDDSAGEPGYPKVNLDEEDGKISSDLHLADLSTQDKILASGSVSTDHLRSTSVPVNQQGEREVEGGVGSILEALCLQPYQWDLENPGSLPSPDGESVSYSEGSYDFFPQNTKPGDSYPLICVDLDTIDSGFVDSDCGSPVDSEFGQNSQTICGSIPLEQEGQDFTRSYVKQWVSCRSESPISGTQTN; encoded by the exons ATGAAGAACAAACCGTGGCTCCAGAATATTTTCGTCTGCCTTTTATTCCAGTACA CTATGTGTTGTGAAAGCCTCACTTGTTTTGTGGACTATGTACAGACCCTGTCCTGTATCCTGCGAGCTGAGTTGGGTGCTGGTTCATACAATCTCACTGCTACATG GGTTCTTGAGGAAGATCCAGAAAATACTGTGGCTGCCTGCAGTCTCGTGCAATTGTCAAGAAACACCAGTCACACACAGTACATGTGCACTGTGGACATGACTGAACTCCTAGCAGATACCAAAGTCCAGGTGGATGTTACAGAGATAGCTGATAGGCAGCATGTTCTTTCCAAAGAATTTTATTTGTCAGACAACA TAAAACCACAGCCTCCATTCAACCTGACCGCTTTCTTCTCAGAGGGTTACAATATTTCTTGGGAAACCATCTACCAGAACTCTTCCTTCTACTTTTTGAATGAGGAGCTGGAATATCAGCTGCGTTACAAAagaagaactgacacctgggAG ACTCAGAAGACTAAAGCTGTTCATGAAGATAAACGGACATTGGTGATCCTGCCATGGGAACTACAGGCCGACACTGAGTACGAGTTCCAAGTGAGAGCTAGACCCCGGGAAAACAGTGACTATGGTGGCTTTTGGAGTGAATGGAGTTCTCCGCTGTCATTGAAAACCAACCCTGCCG cagtgacacagacaGCAGGCATGGAATGGCTGTTGTTTGGTATTGTCGTGGCAATCATGGCTTCAATCACAACATTTCTGGCCAAACAGCAGAG cttGTGGAAGAAGATGGCTTGcatcccagaccctgctccctTTTTCAAACCTCTTTACATGGCTCATAATGGAGATTTTAAG aagtGGGTTGGTGCATCCCATATGAAAATGACCTTTGATTTCTTTGAATGGGGAATAGTCCTTCCAGAAGTCCTAGAAGTTTACACCATGCATCCTTCCAACAGCACACCACAGGAAGAGCTGCATGAGCTAAGAAAGAATCTGCCTTGCAAGCCCTGTGTGTCTTGCCTGACTACCCCAGGTCATGGTAGCCAGTCACTGTGGTGCAGTGTAAACAGTAGTGGTGGGACTGAGGACCAGTCATATGGGCACTTGTCAATTGATACAGTGACTGTGGCTGATGAATTTACATCTTGTAACTGCCAGTGCAGCTGTAATCATGTGTACAGGGAACATGACCATACCAACAAGGAAGATGATAGTGCTGGAGAACCCGGTTACCCCAAGGTTAATCTTGATGAGGAAGACGGAAAGATATCCAGTGACTTACATTTGGCTGATCTGAGTACACAGGACAAAATACTTGCTTCAGGCTCTGTGTCCACAGACCACCTGAGGAGCACAAGTGTCCCAGTCAACCAGCAAGGAGAAAGGGAAGTGGAAGGAGGGGTGGGGAGCATCCTAGAAGCCCTTTGCTTGCAGCCTTATCAGTGGGATTTGGAAAATCCAGGTTCTCTACCTTCTCCTGATGGTGAAAGTGTTTCCTACAGTGAAGGCTCCTATGATTTCTTCCCTCAGAATACAAAGCCTGGTGACAGTTATCCTTTGATCTGTGTAGATTTGGACACCATTGACAGTGGCTTTGTGGACTCAGACTGTGGAAGTCCAGTTGACTCTGAATTTGGGCAAAACAGTCAGACCATTTGTGGGTCCATCCCTCTTGAGCAAGAGGGGCAAGACTTTACACGGAGCTACGTCAAGCAATGGGTCTCCTGCCGCTCTGAGAGCCCTATCAGTGGGACACAGACAAACTAA
- the IL21R gene encoding interleukin-21 receptor isoform X2, which produces MKNKPWLQNIFVCLLFQYTMCCESLTCFVDYVQTLSCILRAELGAGSYNLTATWVLEEDPENTVAACSLVQLSRNTSHTQYMCTVDMTELLADTKVQVDVTEIADRQHVLSKEFYLSDNIKPQPPFNLTAFFSEGYNISWETIYQNSSFYFLNEELEYQLRYKRRTDTWETQKTKAVHEDKRTLVILPWELQADTEYEFQVRARPRENSDYGGFWSEWSSPLSLKTNPAVTQTAGMEWLLFGIVVAIMASITTFLAKQQSLWKKMACIPDPAPFFKPLYMAHNGDFKKWVGASHMKMTFDFFEWGIVLPEVLEVYTMHPSNSTPQEELHELRKNLPCKPCVSCLTTPGHGSQSLWCSVNSSGGTEDQSYGHLSIDTVTVADEFTSCNCQCSCNHVYREHDHTNKEDDSAGEPGYPKVNLDEEDGKISSDLHLADLSTQDKILASGSVSTDHLRSTSVPVNQQGEREVEGGVGSILEALCLQPYQWDLENPGSLPSPDGESVSYSEGSYDFFPQNTKPGDSYPLICVDLDTIDSGFVDSDCGSPVDSEFGQNSQTICGSIPLEQEGQDFTRSYVKQWVSCRSESPISGTQTN; this is translated from the exons ATGAAGAACAAACCGTGGCTCCAGAATATTTTCGTCTGCCTTTTATTCCAGTACA CTATGTGTTGTGAAAGCCTCACTTGTTTTGTGGACTATGTACAGACCCTGTCCTGTATCCTGCGAGCTGAGTTGGGTGCTGGTTCATACAATCTCACTGCTACATG GGTTCTTGAGGAAGATCCAGAAAATACTGTGGCTGCCTGCAGTCTCGTGCAATTGTCAAGAAACACCAGTCACACACAGTACATGTGCACTGTGGACATGACTGAACTCCTAGCAGATACCAAAGTCCAGGTGGATGTTACAGAGATAGCTGATAGGCAGCATGTTCTTTCCAAAGAATTTTATTTGTCAGACAACA TAAAACCACAGCCTCCATTCAACCTGACCGCTTTCTTCTCAGAGGGTTACAATATTTCTTGGGAAACCATCTACCAGAACTCTTCCTTCTACTTTTTGAATGAGGAGCTGGAATATCAGCTGCGTTACAAAagaagaactgacacctgggAG ACTCAGAAGACTAAAGCTGTTCATGAAGATAAACGGACATTGGTGATCCTGCCATGGGAACTACAGGCCGACACTGAGTACGAGTTCCAAGTGAGAGCTAGACCCCGGGAAAACAGTGACTATGGTGGCTTTTGGAGTGAATGGAGTTCTCCGCTGTCATTGAAAACCAACCCTGCCG tgacacagacaGCAGGCATGGAATGGCTGTTGTTTGGTATTGTCGTGGCAATCATGGCTTCAATCACAACATTTCTGGCCAAACAGCAGAG cttGTGGAAGAAGATGGCTTGcatcccagaccctgctccctTTTTCAAACCTCTTTACATGGCTCATAATGGAGATTTTAAG aagtGGGTTGGTGCATCCCATATGAAAATGACCTTTGATTTCTTTGAATGGGGAATAGTCCTTCCAGAAGTCCTAGAAGTTTACACCATGCATCCTTCCAACAGCACACCACAGGAAGAGCTGCATGAGCTAAGAAAGAATCTGCCTTGCAAGCCCTGTGTGTCTTGCCTGACTACCCCAGGTCATGGTAGCCAGTCACTGTGGTGCAGTGTAAACAGTAGTGGTGGGACTGAGGACCAGTCATATGGGCACTTGTCAATTGATACAGTGACTGTGGCTGATGAATTTACATCTTGTAACTGCCAGTGCAGCTGTAATCATGTGTACAGGGAACATGACCATACCAACAAGGAAGATGATAGTGCTGGAGAACCCGGTTACCCCAAGGTTAATCTTGATGAGGAAGACGGAAAGATATCCAGTGACTTACATTTGGCTGATCTGAGTACACAGGACAAAATACTTGCTTCAGGCTCTGTGTCCACAGACCACCTGAGGAGCACAAGTGTCCCAGTCAACCAGCAAGGAGAAAGGGAAGTGGAAGGAGGGGTGGGGAGCATCCTAGAAGCCCTTTGCTTGCAGCCTTATCAGTGGGATTTGGAAAATCCAGGTTCTCTACCTTCTCCTGATGGTGAAAGTGTTTCCTACAGTGAAGGCTCCTATGATTTCTTCCCTCAGAATACAAAGCCTGGTGACAGTTATCCTTTGATCTGTGTAGATTTGGACACCATTGACAGTGGCTTTGTGGACTCAGACTGTGGAAGTCCAGTTGACTCTGAATTTGGGCAAAACAGTCAGACCATTTGTGGGTCCATCCCTCTTGAGCAAGAGGGGCAAGACTTTACACGGAGCTACGTCAAGCAATGGGTCTCCTGCCGCTCTGAGAGCCCTATCAGTGGGACACAGACAAACTAA